From the genome of Cellvibrio japonicus Ueda107, one region includes:
- a CDS encoding phosphatase PAP2 family protein has product MKLTLTLIFPRYWMGVAWGAILLLLATALLEIFQIDSQLADYLYRSQGGGWIFRREWITAVLVHKGGKYLSLALLACLSLLWAFSYRLDVLKNLRIHCRYLVVTALSSCTLVSLLKATTHISCPWDFARYGGDLEYISLAQQLWLGTGDGCFPAGHASAGYAWMGLYFVGLFYRSVWRWLGFGIPLLSGVVFGVSQQLRGAHFLSHDLWSLGVCWIIAFILYQQLLQPYIPTSQQGVARRERG; this is encoded by the coding sequence ATGAAATTAACGCTGACATTAATTTTTCCCCGCTATTGGATGGGCGTCGCTTGGGGGGCAATACTACTGTTATTGGCGACGGCACTATTGGAAATCTTTCAAATAGACAGCCAGTTGGCTGATTATTTATATCGCAGCCAGGGTGGCGGGTGGATATTCAGGCGTGAATGGATAACCGCCGTATTGGTGCATAAAGGGGGTAAATATCTTTCTCTTGCACTCTTGGCCTGCCTCTCACTGTTATGGGCATTTTCTTATCGCCTGGATGTATTAAAAAATCTCCGTATTCACTGTCGCTATTTAGTGGTAACAGCCCTATCAAGCTGTACGCTTGTCAGTTTGTTAAAAGCAACAACCCATATTTCCTGTCCCTGGGATTTTGCACGTTATGGCGGTGACCTTGAATATATATCCCTGGCCCAACAGCTATGGCTGGGGACGGGTGACGGCTGTTTTCCGGCGGGGCATGCCAGTGCCGGTTATGCCTGGATGGGACTGTATTTTGTGGGGCTTTTTTATCGCTCAGTATGGCGCTGGCTTGGATTCGGTATTCCCCTCTTATCGGGCGTTGTTTTTGGGGTTTCCCAACAGCTTCGCGGCGCCCATTTTTTATCGCATGATCTCTGGTCTCTGGGAGTTTGCTGGATAATCGCTTTCATCCTGTATCAACAGTTGTTGCAGCCTTATATACCCACTAGCCAACAGGGAGTAGCACGCCGTGAGCGGGGATAA
- a CDS encoding Ca2+-dependent phosphoinositide-specific phospholipase C, whose amino-acid sequence MTSLCYNQVRQKGSHNSYQRLEGYPDQALYWRIRSLEIDIHNGNDNANWPPLEGDWYVYHVSVVDQASSVNRLSDALDVLCAFHLAVPDHEVVTLWLDLKDSFNTTGNHTPEALDRLLVSKLGRDAIWGPPDLIGTETNLQAAVASYGWPPLDQLRGKFMIACTTGDLSSPTSHLNQYVDNGKTANQRLAFVAPEISSSNQISQFNYAVFFNLDSSHTSLGSDIASAGFISRAYGLDSQKSWCNAWKAKINHLTTNMVNALVDAWARTDLPETGYPFTPIDAQTSAPLTEPGALCAITVNSGDIWDKNDSCYFRYDDTAPAGKSQVAFIGNPTSHVNGWIKAGVMVRASNADNAAYIAILRTGSNGLRIQYRRDTDQKTQAIDAQIPLGGNGNPLVGSNTPIWIRLDVAMDGKSATAFFSIDGSTWLAVGSASVDNALQLPGWVASSHSAGSVKWLFGGATPPANGIAIGAKASGQFTSSPADAASLGPKPGSANCS is encoded by the coding sequence ATGACATCGCTTTGCTATAACCAGGTGCGCCAGAAAGGATCGCACAACAGTTACCAGCGCCTGGAGGGCTACCCTGACCAGGCGCTCTACTGGCGTATCCGCTCCCTTGAGATTGATATCCACAACGGCAATGACAACGCCAATTGGCCGCCGCTGGAGGGGGATTGGTACGTCTATCATGTCTCGGTCGTCGACCAGGCCAGCAGCGTCAATCGCCTCTCCGACGCCCTGGATGTGCTCTGTGCATTCCATCTGGCCGTACCCGACCATGAGGTGGTCACCCTCTGGCTGGATCTTAAGGACAGTTTTAATACCACCGGTAACCACACCCCGGAGGCACTCGACCGACTGCTGGTGAGCAAACTGGGACGCGACGCGATTTGGGGGCCACCGGATTTGATCGGCACCGAGACCAACCTGCAGGCAGCCGTGGCCAGCTACGGCTGGCCTCCGCTCGACCAGTTGCGCGGCAAGTTCATGATTGCATGCACGACTGGCGACCTGTCATCACCGACATCCCACCTGAACCAGTATGTGGACAATGGCAAGACCGCCAACCAGCGCTTGGCGTTTGTCGCCCCGGAAATCAGTTCCAGCAATCAGATCAGTCAATTCAACTATGCGGTTTTCTTCAATCTGGATTCGAGCCACACCAGCCTCGGCAGCGATATTGCCAGCGCGGGGTTTATCAGCCGTGCCTACGGTTTGGATAGCCAGAAATCCTGGTGCAACGCCTGGAAAGCCAAGATTAACCACCTGACCACCAACATGGTCAATGCCCTGGTCGATGCGTGGGCCCGCACCGACCTGCCGGAAACCGGTTATCCCTTTACCCCGATTGATGCCCAGACAAGCGCGCCGCTGACAGAGCCAGGGGCGCTTTGTGCGATCACCGTGAACTCGGGTGATATCTGGGATAAAAACGACAGTTGTTATTTCCGCTACGACGACACTGCCCCAGCCGGTAAATCGCAGGTTGCGTTTATCGGTAACCCGACATCCCATGTCAACGGCTGGATCAAGGCCGGCGTCATGGTGCGCGCCTCCAATGCAGACAATGCAGCTTACATCGCCATACTGCGCACAGGCAGCAATGGGTTGCGCATCCAATACCGCCGCGACACTGACCAAAAAACCCAGGCTATCGACGCGCAGATTCCCCTGGGGGGCAATGGCAATCCACTGGTCGGCAGCAACACGCCAATCTGGATTCGGCTCGATGTGGCCATGGATGGCAAGTCAGCTACGGCATTTTTCTCCATCGACGGCTCAACCTGGCTCGCCGTGGGCAGTGCGTCGGTTGATAACGCCCTGCAACTGCCAGGCTGGGTTGCCAGTTCCCACAGTGCCGGATCGGTCAAATGGCTGTTCGGTGGCGCGACGCCTCCCGCTAATGGCATTGCCATTGGCGCCAAGGCGTCCGGCCAGTTCACCAGCAGCCCGGCAGACGCTGCCAGCCTGGGCCCCAAACCAGGCTCGGCAAACTGCAGCTAG
- a CDS encoding phosphoethanolamine transferase, which translates to MSGDKVLPGYHSLRAQEQQREPDITRRQFAIVLALVFTLLLNKSFFESAWATIGFDTVKDWLFAASLVGVVLLVNLFFFSLVSLPFLLKPLGIALLLGGALSAYFMDIYGVVIDKEMLRNVMETDINESMDLISPRLLAYILVLGILPSLLILRLNIVSGPVGDELLKHVLLSVGALVVALLLILALPDYYSSFFRNHKYVRMMQNPLGFINASVSLVQDGMRKPILVEPISEGAFLGRGVSAQTKPVLAVFVVGETARAANFGLGGYARDTTPLLKQQDIIYFNDFWSCGTSTAVSVPCMFSLLTRKEYTHTKARSLHGLLDFVKAAGVGVLWRDNNSGCKGVCDRVDYEVLDPTHHTDLCHGEDCYDEILLRNLAAKVTRGHHFIVLHQKGSHGPAYNRRYPDAMQVFSPVCATNQLHHCSSEALVNAYDNTIRYTDYFLDQLINWLTAMEQTHNTLMVYVSDHGESLGEGNMYLHGMPYAIAPQYQIHVPFIFWASPGFYTDRGMEQSCVRQQKDKTFSHDNIFHSVLGLLDINTPYYKGALDMFRPCL; encoded by the coding sequence GTGAGCGGGGATAAAGTCTTACCGGGGTATCATTCCCTGAGGGCTCAGGAGCAGCAGCGTGAGCCGGACATTACCCGTCGTCAATTTGCCATTGTGTTGGCACTGGTGTTTACCCTGCTCTTGAATAAGTCATTTTTCGAATCGGCCTGGGCCACGATTGGTTTTGATACTGTCAAGGATTGGCTGTTTGCCGCCAGTCTGGTAGGTGTTGTGTTATTGGTTAACCTGTTTTTCTTTAGCCTTGTCAGCCTTCCATTCCTGCTAAAGCCCTTGGGTATTGCACTGCTATTGGGCGGCGCATTATCAGCGTATTTTATGGACATCTATGGTGTAGTCATCGATAAGGAGATGCTGCGCAATGTGATGGAAACTGACATCAACGAATCCATGGATCTTATTAGCCCCCGATTGTTGGCTTATATCCTGGTACTGGGAATATTGCCATCGCTCTTGATCCTCAGGCTTAACATTGTGTCTGGCCCTGTTGGGGATGAACTGTTAAAGCACGTGTTATTGAGTGTGGGAGCCCTGGTCGTGGCACTGCTGTTAATACTGGCCTTGCCCGATTATTACTCTTCGTTTTTTCGTAACCATAAATATGTGCGTATGATGCAAAACCCCCTGGGGTTTATTAACGCAAGTGTTTCGTTGGTTCAGGATGGGATGCGCAAGCCTATCCTGGTTGAACCGATTAGCGAGGGGGCCTTTTTAGGTAGGGGTGTCTCGGCGCAAACCAAGCCGGTGTTGGCGGTCTTTGTGGTTGGCGAGACAGCCCGCGCAGCCAATTTCGGGCTTGGCGGCTATGCCCGCGATACAACCCCGCTGCTAAAACAACAGGATATTATTTACTTCAATGACTTTTGGTCCTGCGGTACTTCAACGGCTGTGTCTGTACCCTGCATGTTTTCGCTGTTGACTCGCAAGGAATACACGCATACCAAGGCCAGGTCACTCCATGGGTTGCTGGATTTTGTCAAGGCGGCAGGTGTTGGAGTCCTGTGGCGTGACAATAATTCCGGCTGTAAAGGTGTTTGTGATCGCGTTGACTATGAAGTGCTTGACCCCACCCATCATACGGATTTGTGCCATGGCGAGGATTGCTACGATGAAATTTTGTTGCGCAACCTGGCTGCAAAAGTCACTCGGGGCCACCACTTTATTGTCCTGCATCAAAAAGGGAGCCATGGCCCTGCCTACAATCGCCGCTACCCTGACGCGATGCAGGTTTTTAGTCCGGTATGCGCAACCAACCAGCTGCACCACTGCTCAAGCGAAGCCCTGGTCAATGCCTACGACAATACCATCCGATACACGGATTATTTCCTGGATCAGTTAATTAACTGGCTAACGGCGATGGAGCAAACGCACAACACCCTGATGGTGTATGTATCGGATCATGGTGAATCCCTGGGCGAGGGCAATATGTACCTCCATGGTATGCCCTATGCAATTGCTCCCCAATACCAGATCCATGTGCCTTTTATTTTCTGGGCTTCACCCGGGTTTTACACGGATAGGGGAATGGAGCAGTCCTGTGTGCGACAACAAAAGGATAAAACCTTTAGCCACGACAACATTTTCCATTCCGTGTTGGGGTTGTTGGATATCAACACGCCATATTACAAAGGGGCGCTGGACATGTTTCGTCCGTGCCTGTAA
- a CDS encoding retropepsin-like aspartic protease family protein translates to MKRTTTGVLMVVAFAAGVLVTEYRYRLQVPPAAHTVVPPEVIEPAISPAPTQSQPPAALPGAEAPLWDEIQRLLAGGDQVQAAQSLRRYLQQHPQSAPAWLLLAQVQQQLGRQRESVDAWFQYLRYELDAAKVEGAIQHLKQYLLKLAQSPSLFGEERLWLIEQINNLIKLTADDGELHLALANLHLNNEDRDQAQYHALMAVNHPQSQPQAEAILAKLNGDQIDAALGETLEIPLTRYGNQFLVEVSIEGNSARLLLDTGASLSGVTSRYLEQHPYLVKNRKPIQLNTASGSVDSYLFTVEQLNLASIPFHKHLLAHLPMGDTREFDGLLGVDILGRFDFVIDQSAARLRLSKRAE, encoded by the coding sequence GTGAAGCGTACAACAACCGGTGTACTGATGGTGGTTGCTTTTGCGGCAGGTGTGCTGGTGACGGAATATCGCTACCGACTGCAAGTCCCTCCGGCAGCGCACACCGTTGTCCCGCCGGAAGTAATTGAGCCTGCTATCTCACCCGCTCCCACACAGTCCCAACCACCCGCTGCCCTGCCTGGGGCAGAAGCCCCGCTGTGGGATGAGATCCAGCGTTTGCTGGCCGGTGGTGACCAGGTACAGGCGGCCCAGTCCCTGAGGCGTTATTTGCAACAGCATCCACAATCGGCGCCCGCCTGGTTACTGCTGGCGCAAGTGCAGCAACAACTGGGCAGGCAACGCGAATCAGTCGATGCCTGGTTCCAATATTTGCGCTACGAATTGGATGCCGCAAAAGTGGAAGGCGCTATCCAGCACCTTAAGCAGTACCTGCTCAAATTGGCACAGAGCCCGAGCCTGTTTGGTGAAGAGCGTTTATGGTTGATCGAGCAGATTAACAACCTGATCAAACTCACCGCCGATGACGGTGAGCTGCATTTGGCCCTGGCAAACCTGCACCTGAATAATGAGGATCGCGATCAGGCACAATACCATGCCCTGATGGCGGTTAATCATCCGCAATCCCAACCTCAGGCAGAAGCGATCCTGGCAAAGCTCAATGGCGATCAAATTGATGCCGCCCTGGGTGAAACGCTGGAAATTCCCCTGACTCGCTATGGCAATCAATTCCTGGTGGAGGTCAGTATCGAAGGCAATAGCGCCCGGTTATTACTGGATACCGGCGCATCGCTCAGCGGTGTGACCAGCCGCTACCTGGAACAGCATCCCTATCTGGTAAAAAACCGTAAACCCATCCAACTCAATACGGCCAGTGGTAGTGTCGATTCCTATTTATTTACGGTAGAGCAACTCAACCTGGCCAGTATCCCTTTCCACAAACACCTGCTTGCCCATTTGCCCATGGGCGATACCCGTGAGTTTGATGGATTGCTCGGCGTCGATATCCTGGGGCGCTTTGATTTTGTGATCGACCAGAGTGCGGCGCGCTTGCGTTTAAGTAAACGTGCAGAATAA